From a region of the Mercurialis annua linkage group LG1-X, ddMerAnnu1.2, whole genome shotgun sequence genome:
- the LOC126659389 gene encoding uncharacterized protein LOC126659389 isoform X2 — MEGRWRKWMMIMAIHGIGIIIFTRGFLLTRTELPYYSHCSDVSQSPCFSPSVNFIDRRQQQQCWTKPAVDRLIIIVLDALRFDFVAPSSFFPEKKPWMDKLSVLQKMAFKEGSSARIFKAIADPPTTSLQRLKGLTTGGLPTFIDVGNSFGAPAIIEDNFIHQLVINGKRTLMMGDDTWVQLFPHHFNKSFPYPSFNVKDLHTVDNGCIDHLFPSISQDDWDVLIAHFLGVDHAGHIFGVDSVPMIEKLEQYNLILEKLIEELESQSGPGGLHENTLLVVMGDHGQTLNGDHGGGSAEEVETSIFAMSFKQPPFSIPSELDSSSCEQDLEAKKMCTSSIQQLDFAVTVSALLGVSFPFGSIGRVNPELYALGSGTWNLEETKIENCKSQSNLEDWVQNYVNVLCINSWQVKRYIDVYSASSMIGFSSEDLLHLSNMYNLAEENWSNMKDLLSYKNESCHSILPGLTRQIDAYFDFLSNVSELARSKWTEFNLKMMGIGLGVMLMSLLIMFLAIQPSNKPYAVFLPSPGDLKISSVFAFFIVAIRACSLFSNSFILEEGKVASFLLATTGIVKLRHSILRKKMLFEAIIFLLLVSILRLCIEVGLSKQATTSSFMSASPSWMLGIAPGHPIWMYLSEFAPLLAIILLAGLLYRTTCSSYCLGVWKYVIVGTVSSYILIAVHWGSESSIPILALLLQGVGKSYIPRLVYAIGLGQLTLVAFGSVFTEEKSLDGKWSPIMKTVAILSAWSSTIILLSGKQGSLVALASIIGVSLTAQCSSFKRICPCV; from the exons atggaGGGAAGATGGAGAAAATGGATGATGATAATGGCGATTCATGGAATTggaataataatatttacaagAGGATTTCTATTGACAAGAACTGAGCTTCCTTATTACAGTCACTGCTCTGATGTATCTCAGTCTCCTTGCTTTTCACCATCCGTTAACTTTATCGATCGACGGCAACAGCAGCAGTGTTGGACTAAACCTGCTGTCGATCGTCTCATCATTATTGTTCTTGATGCTCTCAG GTTTGATTTTGTCGCTCCTAGCTCTTTTTTTCCAG AGAAGAAGCCGTGGATGGATAAACTGTCTGTATTGCAGAAAATGGCATTTAAAGAAGGTTCCTCTGCTAGGATTTTCAAAGCTATTGCAGACCCGCCTACAACAAGTCTTCAACGTTTAAAG GGCTTGACTACTGGAGGACTCCCAACTTTTATTGATGTCGGAAACAGCTTCGGGGCACCTGCAATTATTGAAGATAACTTCATACATCAG TTGGTTATAAATGGGAAGCGTACGTTGATGATGGGTGATGATACATGGGTTCAGTTGTTTCCTCATCATTTTAACAAGTCTTTTCCCTACCCATCTTTCAATGTTAAAGATCTCCACACA GTAGATAATGGATGCATTGATCATTTATTTCCATCCATATCTCAAGATGACTGGGATGTTCTAATTGCTCATTTTCTTGGTGTG GATCATGCTGGGCATATATTTGGTGTTGATTCTGTGCCAATGATAGAAAAGTTGGAGCAGTACAATCTCATTCTTGAG AAATTAATTGAAGAACTGGAGAGCCAGTCTGGGCCAGGTGGCTTACATGAAAATACTCTTCTTGTCGTAATGGGTGACCATGGGCAAACATTAAATGGTGATCATGGTGGAGGGAGTGCGGAAGAG GTGGAAACATCAATTTTTGCCATGAGTTTTAAGCAGCCACCATTTTCAATTCCATCTGAACTTGACAGTTCATCTTGTGAACAAGACCTG GAGGCAAAGAAGATGTGCACCAGCTCTATTCAACAG CTTGATTTTGCAGTGACAGTGTCAGCTTTACTTGGTGTCTCTTTTCCTTTTGGAAG CATTGGACGTGTTAATCCTGAGCTGTATGCTTTAGGTTCTGGTACATGGAATTTGGAGGAAACTAAAATAGAGAATTGCAAAAGCCAGTCAAATTTGGAAGACTGGGTACAGAATTATGTCAATGTGCTCTGCATCAATTCTTGGCAG GTCAAAAGATACATTGATGTCTATTCAGCTTCATCAATGATTGGATTTTCCTCTGAAGACCTGCTACATCTATCAAACATGTACAATCTGGCAGAAGAGAATTGGTCAAACATGAAGGATTTGTTATCATATAAAAATGAAAGCTGCCATTCTATCTTGCCTGGTCTTACAAGGCAAATTGATGCTTATTTTGACTTTCTATCAAATGTTTCAGAATTGGCACGCTCCAAATGGACCGAGTTTAATTTGAAGATGATGGGCATAGGTCTAGGGGTTATGTTAATGTCACTTTTAATCATGTTTCTTGCTATTCAGCCATCAAATAAGCCATATGCCGTTTTTCTACCTTCCCCTGGAGATTTGAAGATATCCTCAGTATTTGCTTTCTTTATAGTGGCAATACGTGCTTGCAGCCTTTTTTCTAATAGTTTCATTT TGGAAGAAGGAAAGGTAGCAAGTTTTCTGTTAGCCACAACTGGCATTGTCAAGTTACGACACTCAATCTTGAGAAAGAAGATGCTGTTTGAA GCTATCATTTTTCTTCTGTTAGTATCCATTCTTAGATTATGCATCGAGGTTGGGCTGTCTAAGCAGGCCACTACTTCTTCATTTATGAGTGCATCTCCCTCGTGGATGCTTGGTATTGCTCCAGGCCATCCAATATGGATGTATTTGTCTGAATTTGCTCCACTTCTTGCTATAATCTTATTAGCGGGGTTACTGTATAGAACCACTTGTAGCAGCTACTGTTTGGGAGTTTGGAAGTATGTAATTGTGGGAACTGTTTCAAGTTATATACTTATAGCGGTTCACTGGGGATCTGAAAGTAGCATACCCATTCTGGCCCTGTTACTTCAGGGAGTTGGAAAAAGTTACATTCCCAGATTAGTCTATGCTATAGGTCTGGGTCAACTTACGTTAGTGgcatttggttcagtttttacTGAAGAAAAATCTTTAGATGGAAAATGGAGCCCGATAATGAAAACAGTGGCCATTTTATCTGCTTGGAGTTCAACAATCATTCTTCTGTCAGGAAAGCAAGGTTCTTTGGTTGCACTGGCATCCATAATTGGAG TATCATTAACTGCTCAGTGCTCATCCTTTAAAAGGATTTGTCCATGTGTATAA
- the LOC126671810 gene encoding putative lipid-transfer protein DIR1, with translation MGCNNTLVIWIAAMLMIVMMNGVTVEGICNTSIPLMSECFSAVDGDPSTQCCLNIQDADLQCLCKYKFMLSFYTIDLQKAMQIPTKCGQSNPCT, from the coding sequence atgggttGCAACAACACATTGGTTATATGGATTGCGGCGATGTTAATGATTGTGATGATGAATGGAGTTACCGTTGAAGGTATATGCAACACGAGTATACCATTAATGAGCGAATGCTTCTCCGCCGTTGATGGAGATCCTAGCACGCAATGTTGCCTTAACATTCAAGACGCCGACTTGCAATGTCtttgtaaatataaatttatgctGTCATTTTATACTATTGATCTTCAAAAGGCTATGCAAATTCCTACCAAATGTGGCCAGAGCAATCCATGTACATGA
- the LOC126671792 gene encoding uncharacterized protein LOC126671792, whose translation MTKQDWQYLWHIKIPHKITIFLWKCLHNGIPSASNLNIRFHQGIKCAFCDQDETVAHILFTCPRAIHFWFASSFGYRHAGGASSFVDIWKNFMSALSNLGTAADVELFCFHLWYLWKSRNILLFKHLTIPVSEVIALSTSACSEFQEVQKINECLEASGGAEVLGSPHPPISYPDHTIVLQYDAAVDKQKQLGVIAVVATNSQRQPIAKFSAIFRHIWDPGILELLALREAMNWASYNGWHSVSFEGDALQVSATINSGICTNVVWQNICEDIWHLQQAFDTSEFHYIPRRFNKDAHLFGCQCHRKPVGLPSKAEKHFLNADTLVLHTTATLPPPFIITIINIYLAKTISGCLCYTFLFI comes from the exons ATGACCAAGCAAGATTGGCAATATCTATGGCATATCAAGATTCCGCACAAGATTACTATCTTTCTTTGGAAATGTCTACATAATGGAATCCCTTCTGCCTCAAATCTGAATATTAGATTTCATCAAGGCATAAAATGTGCATTTTGTGATCAAGATGAGACAGTAGCACATATTCTTTTCACATGTCCACGAGCTATTCACTTTTGGTTTGCTTCTTCTTTTGGGTATCGACATGCGGGGGGAGCATCTTCTTTTGTGGATATTTGGAAGAATTTTATGTCTGCCCTTTCAAATTTGGGTACTGCTGCTGATGTGGAGCTCTTCTGTTTTCACCTCTGGTATTTATGGAAATCgaggaatattttattattcaagCATCTGACAATACCAGTCTCAGAGGTTATTGCATTGAGTACATCGGCCTGTTCAGAATTTCAAGAAGTTCAAAAAATTAATGAGTGTTTGGAGGCGTCTGGTGGTGCGGAAGTTTTAGGCTCACCACACCCTCCAATTTCGTACCCGGACCATACAATTGTTCTTCAATACGATGCAGCAGTTGACAAACAGAAGCAGCTGGGAGTTATTGCCGTAGTTGCCACAAACTCCCAACGACAGCCAATTGCAAAATTTTCTGCTATTTTTCGTCACATCTGGGATCCGGGTATTCTTGAACTGTTAGCTCTTCGGGAAGCCATGAATTGGGCATCTTATAATGGTTGGCATTCTGTTAGTTTTGAAGGAGATGCACTTCAAGTATCTGCTACGATAAATTCAGGGATTTGTACCAATGTTGTCTGGCAGAATATTTGTGAAGATATTTGGCATCTACAACAAGCTTTCGACACTTCAGAATTCCATTACATTCCTCGACGATTCAACAAGGATGCGCAT CTTTTTGGATGTCAATGCCATAGAAAGCCAGTGGGATTGCCATCAAAAGCAGAGAAGCATTTTCTCAATGCTGATACGCTTGTGTTGCATACAACCGCCACCCTTCCTCCTCCGTTCATCATCACAATCATTAATATTTACTTAGCCAAAACAATTAGTGGCTGCCTTTGCTATACTTTCCTGTTCATCTGA
- the LOC126678256 gene encoding pentatricopeptide repeat-containing protein At1g62350-like → MESTSKMASTSLKFQFPPHLKLFQIPQKLKNPTSIITCSLRGKPRKPLWRSKRLSSEAIQAVQSLKLAKSSNSRLQNVFENKLSRLLKTDLIDTLELLQDQNELDLALKVFDYVQKEIWYKPDITLYYGILEMLGKNEMILMAEGYFCKLEEEGLKHDTRTFSEMIGAYLKVGMVEKAMEMYGRLKESGCVPDKLTFAILIRNLEDAGRSELVDVVKKDCDEYMDYPEKFLEEIERKMDARGPSINLV, encoded by the exons ATGGAATCTACCTCTAAAATGGCTTCCACTTCTCTCAAATTCCAATTCCCTCCACACCTCAAACTCTTCCAAATTCCACAAAAACTCAAAAATCCCACTTCAATTATAACCTGTAGCCTCAGAGGTAAACCAAGAAAACCATTATGGAGGTCAAAAAGATTATCATCCGAAGCAATTCAAGCTGTTCAGTCTCTCAAATTAGCCAAATCCTCAAATTCAAGATTACAAAACGTATTCGAGAATAAACTCTCAAGACTTCTCAAAACTGACTTAATTGACACTCTTGAATTATTACAGGACCAAAATGAACTAGATTTAGCACTCAAG GTGTTTGATTATGTGCAAAAAGAAATATGGTACAAGCCAGATATAACATTGTATTATGGGATTCTTGAGATGTTGGGGAAGAATGAGATGATTTTAATGGCAGAAGGATATTTCTGTAAACTTGAAGAGGAAGGGTTGAAGCATGATACGAGGACATTTAGTGAGATGATTGGAGCTTATTTGAAAGTGGGTATGGTTGAAAAGGCTATGGAAATGTATGGAAGATTGAAGGAATCAGGCTGTGTTCCTGATAAGTTGACATTTGCAATTTTGATTAGGAATCTTGAGGATGCTGGAAGAAGTGAGCTTGTTGATGTTGTAAAGAAAGATTGTGATGAGTATATGGATTATCCTGAGAAATTCCTTGAAGAGATTGAGAGGAAAATGGAT GCAAGAGGGCCATCGATAAATCTTGTTTGA
- the LOC126659389 gene encoding GPI ethanolamine phosphate transferase 3 isoform X1: MEGRWRKWMMIMAIHGIGIIIFTRGFLLTRTELPYYSHCSDVSQSPCFSPSVNFIDRRQQQQCWTKPAVDRLIIIVLDALRFDFVAPSSFFPEKKPWMDKLSVLQKMAFKEGSSARIFKAIADPPTTSLQRLKGLTTGGLPTFIDVGNSFGAPAIIEDNFIHQLVINGKRTLMMGDDTWVQLFPHHFNKSFPYPSFNVKDLHTVDNGCIDHLFPSISQDDWDVLIAHFLGVDHAGHIFGVDSVPMIEKLEQYNLILEKLIEELESQSGPGGLHENTLLVVMGDHGQTLNGDHGGGSAEEVETSIFAMSFKQPPFSIPSELDSSSCEQDLEAKKMCTSSIQQLDFAVTVSALLGVSFPFGSIGRVNPELYALGSGTWNLEETKIENCKSQSNLEDWVQNYVNVLCINSWQVKRYIDVYSASSMIGFSSEDLLHLSNMYNLAEENWSNMKDLLSYKNESCHSILPGLTRQIDAYFDFLSNVSELARSKWTEFNLKMMGIGLGVMLMSLLIMFLAIQPSNKPYAVFLPSPGDLKISSVFAFFIVAIRACSLFSNSFILEEGKVASFLLATTGIVKLRHSILRKKMLFEAIIFLLLVSILRLCIEVGLSKQATTSSFMSASPSWMLGIAPGHPIWMYLSEFAPLLAIILLAGLLYRTTCSSYCLGVWKYVIVGTVSSYILIAVHWGSESSIPILALLLQGVGKSYIPRLVYAIGLGQLTLVAFGSVFTEEKSLDGKWSPIMKTVAILSAWSSTIILLSGKQGSLVALASIIGGYCIAKLQLVEDDAYSNIATKLNFSPLAVTQWNLLAVCLFFATGHWCAFDGLRYGAAFIGFDEFILIRQAILLTIDTYGFSLILPIFGLPLLAIHHSFSGQTNYRNNSVFSQLYQMYMMFGLITATTVTATIICVTIQRRHLMVWGLFAPKFVFDVVSLLLTDLLIFFALLFYPSRAQNDSQKRI, from the exons atggaGGGAAGATGGAGAAAATGGATGATGATAATGGCGATTCATGGAATTggaataataatatttacaagAGGATTTCTATTGACAAGAACTGAGCTTCCTTATTACAGTCACTGCTCTGATGTATCTCAGTCTCCTTGCTTTTCACCATCCGTTAACTTTATCGATCGACGGCAACAGCAGCAGTGTTGGACTAAACCTGCTGTCGATCGTCTCATCATTATTGTTCTTGATGCTCTCAG GTTTGATTTTGTCGCTCCTAGCTCTTTTTTTCCAG AGAAGAAGCCGTGGATGGATAAACTGTCTGTATTGCAGAAAATGGCATTTAAAGAAGGTTCCTCTGCTAGGATTTTCAAAGCTATTGCAGACCCGCCTACAACAAGTCTTCAACGTTTAAAG GGCTTGACTACTGGAGGACTCCCAACTTTTATTGATGTCGGAAACAGCTTCGGGGCACCTGCAATTATTGAAGATAACTTCATACATCAG TTGGTTATAAATGGGAAGCGTACGTTGATGATGGGTGATGATACATGGGTTCAGTTGTTTCCTCATCATTTTAACAAGTCTTTTCCCTACCCATCTTTCAATGTTAAAGATCTCCACACA GTAGATAATGGATGCATTGATCATTTATTTCCATCCATATCTCAAGATGACTGGGATGTTCTAATTGCTCATTTTCTTGGTGTG GATCATGCTGGGCATATATTTGGTGTTGATTCTGTGCCAATGATAGAAAAGTTGGAGCAGTACAATCTCATTCTTGAG AAATTAATTGAAGAACTGGAGAGCCAGTCTGGGCCAGGTGGCTTACATGAAAATACTCTTCTTGTCGTAATGGGTGACCATGGGCAAACATTAAATGGTGATCATGGTGGAGGGAGTGCGGAAGAG GTGGAAACATCAATTTTTGCCATGAGTTTTAAGCAGCCACCATTTTCAATTCCATCTGAACTTGACAGTTCATCTTGTGAACAAGACCTG GAGGCAAAGAAGATGTGCACCAGCTCTATTCAACAG CTTGATTTTGCAGTGACAGTGTCAGCTTTACTTGGTGTCTCTTTTCCTTTTGGAAG CATTGGACGTGTTAATCCTGAGCTGTATGCTTTAGGTTCTGGTACATGGAATTTGGAGGAAACTAAAATAGAGAATTGCAAAAGCCAGTCAAATTTGGAAGACTGGGTACAGAATTATGTCAATGTGCTCTGCATCAATTCTTGGCAG GTCAAAAGATACATTGATGTCTATTCAGCTTCATCAATGATTGGATTTTCCTCTGAAGACCTGCTACATCTATCAAACATGTACAATCTGGCAGAAGAGAATTGGTCAAACATGAAGGATTTGTTATCATATAAAAATGAAAGCTGCCATTCTATCTTGCCTGGTCTTACAAGGCAAATTGATGCTTATTTTGACTTTCTATCAAATGTTTCAGAATTGGCACGCTCCAAATGGACCGAGTTTAATTTGAAGATGATGGGCATAGGTCTAGGGGTTATGTTAATGTCACTTTTAATCATGTTTCTTGCTATTCAGCCATCAAATAAGCCATATGCCGTTTTTCTACCTTCCCCTGGAGATTTGAAGATATCCTCAGTATTTGCTTTCTTTATAGTGGCAATACGTGCTTGCAGCCTTTTTTCTAATAGTTTCATTT TGGAAGAAGGAAAGGTAGCAAGTTTTCTGTTAGCCACAACTGGCATTGTCAAGTTACGACACTCAATCTTGAGAAAGAAGATGCTGTTTGAA GCTATCATTTTTCTTCTGTTAGTATCCATTCTTAGATTATGCATCGAGGTTGGGCTGTCTAAGCAGGCCACTACTTCTTCATTTATGAGTGCATCTCCCTCGTGGATGCTTGGTATTGCTCCAGGCCATCCAATATGGATGTATTTGTCTGAATTTGCTCCACTTCTTGCTATAATCTTATTAGCGGGGTTACTGTATAGAACCACTTGTAGCAGCTACTGTTTGGGAGTTTGGAAGTATGTAATTGTGGGAACTGTTTCAAGTTATATACTTATAGCGGTTCACTGGGGATCTGAAAGTAGCATACCCATTCTGGCCCTGTTACTTCAGGGAGTTGGAAAAAGTTACATTCCCAGATTAGTCTATGCTATAGGTCTGGGTCAACTTACGTTAGTGgcatttggttcagtttttacTGAAGAAAAATCTTTAGATGGAAAATGGAGCCCGATAATGAAAACAGTGGCCATTTTATCTGCTTGGAGTTCAACAATCATTCTTCTGTCAGGAAAGCAAGGTTCTTTGGTTGCACTGGCATCCATAATTGGAG GGTATTGCATAGCAAAGCTGCAGCTCGTGGAAGACGATGCCTATAGTAACATTGCTACAAAATTGAATTTCAGTCCTCTTGCTGTAACACAATGGAATCTGCTAGCTGTATGTCTATTTTTCGCCACAGGTCACTG GTGTGCTTTTGATGGCCTTCGCTACGGTGCTGCATTTATTGG GTTTGATGAGTTCATTCTCATTCGTCAAGCTATCCTTCTTACAATCGATACATATGGTTTTTCACTCATTCTTCCTATATTTGGGCTCCCATTGCTCGCTATACACCATTCTTTTTCGGGTCAGACCAATTACAGGAACAATTCAGTTTTCTCACAGTTATATCAG ATGTATATGATGTTTGGACTCATTACAGCAACCACAGTTACAGCCACTATTATATGTGTCACCATTCAAAGGCGGCATCTAATG GTGTGGGGTTTATTTGCTCCGAAATTTGTCTTTGATGTGGTCAGTCTTCTGCTCACGGATCTCTTAATTTTCTTTGCTTTGCTATTTTATCCTAGCCGAGCACAAAATGATAGCCAGAAGAGAATTTGA
- the LOC126666349 gene encoding probable acylpyruvase FAHD1, mitochondrial, which yields MATASSGVQRLLQVGTKIVAVGRNYAAHAKELGNAVPKEPVLFLKPTSSYLENGGTIEVPHPLESLDHEVELAVVIGQKARDVPQATAMDYVGGYALALDMTAREIQASAKSAGLPWSVAKGQDTFTPISSVLPKSSVSDPDNLELWLKVDGDMRQKGPTKDMIFKIPFLISHISSIMTLFEGDVILTGTPQGVGPVKVGQKITAGITDLLDIHFNIERRRRPVA from the exons ATGGCGACGGCATCTTCAGGCGTACAAAGGCTTCTTCAAGTCGGGACAAAGATCGTCGCCGTTGGTCGTAACTACGCAGCTCATGCCAAAGAACTCGGCAACGCCGTTCCTAAG GAGCCGGTACTGTTCCTCAAACCGACGTCGTCTTACCTTGAAAATGGCGGCACAATCGAGGTTCCGCATCCACTGGAGTCGCTAGATCATGAAGTGGAGCTGGCCGTGGTGATCGGCCAAAAAGCTCGCGATGTGCCTCAAGCTACTGCCATGGATTATGTTGGAG GTTATGCTCTTGCATTGGATATGACTGCAAGAGAAATCCAGGCTTCTGCCAAG TCTGCAGGGCTTCCATGGAGTGTGGCTAAAGGGCAGGACACATTCACCCCTATTAGTTCTGTT CTTCCCAAGTCATCTGTGTCTGATCCTGATAACTTAGAATTGTGGTTGAAG GTTGATGGGGATATGCGTCAAAAAGGTCCGACCAAGGATATGATTTTCAAGATCCCATTTCTTATTAGTCACATAAGCTCAATCATGACTTTATTTGAAGGAGATGTTATATTAACAG GCACTCCCCAAGGCGTAGGACCTGTAAAAGTAGGTCAGAAAATAACTGCTGGCATCACCGATCTTCTTGATATTCACTTTAATATCGAAAGACGCAGAAGACCAGTAGCTTAA
- the LOC126659415 gene encoding uncharacterized protein LOC126659415, producing the protein MGISASKRVKTTLDNSAEFNSACDSAYTYCLSLTQHAFQGVLPYQLPTASDQIHTAISTSHNYPLLLKWVPSPPTRSQIDSALGIVVTRQQKNNKKFKEDEELILGKEVFKEWAVVLYTEAVVGNAGKAILARVPIGAAGIVGMGALTRSGVSLVGAAVGVYALGVATSIYLGLSG; encoded by the coding sequence ATGGGGATATCGGCATCCAAAAGAGTGAAAACCACACTCGACAACTCGGCCGAGTTCAACTCAGCTTGCGACTCAGCCTACACGTACTGTCTCTCCCTAACACAACACGCTTTCCAAGGAGTCTTGCCATATCAACTCCCGACCGCCTCTGATCAAATTCACACCGCCATCTCCACTTCCCACAATTACCCGCTACTCCTCAAGTGGGTCCCGTCTCCTCCAACTCGGTCTCAAATTGATTCTGCTCTTGGAATCGTCGTGACTCGCCAGCAAAAGAACAACAAGAAATTTAAAGAGGATGAGGAGTTGATTTTGGGGAAGGAAGTGTTTAAGGAGTGGGCGGTTGTGTTGTATACGGAGGCCGTGGTGGGTAATGCTGGGAAGGCGATTTTAGCGAGAGTGCCGATCGGAGCGGCGGGAATTGTTGGGATGGGTGCTCTTACTCGGTCTGGTGTGAGTTTGGTTGGGGCGGCGGTTGGTGTATACGCGCTCGGTGTTGCCACTTCTATTTATCTTGGTTTATCTGGTTAA